In one Cercospora beticola chromosome 1, complete sequence genomic region, the following are encoded:
- the PHB1 gene encoding Prohibitin-1, subunit of the prohibitin complex (Phb1p-Phb2p), with the protein MAANALNGIYRWAIPTAAAFSLASASIYDVKGGTRAVIFDRLRGVSDQVVNEGTHFLVPWLQKAITFDVRTKPRNISTTTGSKDLQMVSLTLRVLHRPEVQQLPKIYQNLGQDYDERVLPSIGNEVLKAIVAQFDAAELITQREAVSNRIRAELLKRASEFNIALEDVSITHMTFGREFTKAVEEKQIAQQEAERARFIVEKAEQERQANVIRAEGESEAAEVISKAVAKSGDGLIQIRRIETQKDVAQMLANNPNVTYLPGGGQGGQDGSKGGNFLLGLRS; encoded by the exons ATGGCCGCCAACGCATTGAACGGCATCTATCGATGGGCGATTCCCACAGCCGCCGCCTTCTCCCTCGCTTCCGCCTCCATTTACGATGTCAAGGGTGGCACTCGAGCCGTCATCTTCGACCGTCTGCGAGGTGTCTCGGATCAAGTCGTGAATGAAGGAACACACTTCCTGGTGCCATGGCTACAAAAAGCGATCACGTTCGATGTACGGACAAAGCCTCGCAATATCAGCACCACAACTGGCAGCAAAGACTTGCAGATGGTGAGCTTGACACTGAGAGTGCTCCACCGTCCTgaggtgcagcagctgcccAAAATTTATCAG AATCTCGGACAAGACTACGACGAGCGTGTGCTTCCTTCGATCGGAAACGAGGTGCTCAAGGCCATCGTGGCCCAATTCGACGCCGCGGAGCTCATTACCCAACGTGAGGCTGTATCAAATCGGATACGAGCTGAGTTGCTCAAGCGTGCCTCGGAGTTCAACATTGCACTCGAGGATGTCAGCATTACACACATGACCTTCGGCCGAGAGTTCACCAAAGCAgttgaggagaagcagaTCGCACAACAAGAAGCCGAGCGCGCACGTTTCATTGTGGAGAAGGCCGAACAAGAACGACAGGCGAACGTCATTCGCGCAGAGGGTGAATCAGAGGCCGCCGAAGTCATTTCGAAGGCTGTGGCGAAGAGTGGTGATGGTCTGATCCAAATTCGAAGAATCGAAACACAGAAAGATGTGGCGCAGATGCTCGCAAACAACCCGAACGTCACATATCTGCCAGGTGGTGGGCAGGGTGGTCAAGATGGCAGCAAGGGTGGTAACTTTCTGTTGGGACTGAGATCATAA
- a CDS encoding uncharacterized protein (BUSCO:EOG09265GSM), with the protein MRASQILRAGGGEKRPGQYLGPWGALGSMPQKGIVHYGISANRTNPLAGTFKAAIFNTFRRTRGQILYWAIPMLIAYESMNWATEKNEYYNSKAGRAEFGEEV; encoded by the exons ATGCGTGCCTCCCAGATCCTGCGCGCAGGCGGTGGTGAGAAGAGGCCAGGCCA ATACCTTGGACCATGGGGTGCACTGGGATCAATGCCTCAGAAGGGCATTGTACACTACGGAATTTCAGCAAATCGCACCAACCCACTCGCTGGCACATTCAAAGCAGCCATCTTCAACACTTTCCGACGGACACGTGGGCAAATCCTGTACTGGGCTATTCCCATGCTTATCGCATATGAGTCCATGAACTGGGCAACTGAGAA GAACGAGTACTACAACTCCAAGGCAGGACGTGCAGAATTTGGCGAGGAGGTGTAA
- a CDS encoding uncharacterized protein (CAZy:GH132), whose product MKLSIALLSAAVALSTAQPAHQHHGHHQHLHKEKRNPVAHPEADYVTVPGPTKVLYVLNGQPIEEDEVQEGIRNGTLVFSEGGLTNAAPPAYAPAPLSSAPPPPPPAPKPTEQAKPEPKPEPKPEPKPEPAPAPPSYGGGSSGVDAEFPDGKLSCDTFPSDYGAVPVEWVGLGGWTGVQCPGSGSSGSGIDNIRTVTSGGNCEEGAYCSYACPAGYQKSQWPTTQGATGQSVGGILCKDGKLHLTNPGMSNKLCMKGSDKVQILVKNKLDKNVAVCRTDYPGTESETVPVDVQPGQTSNLTCPEADNYYTWQGGKTSAQYYVNPAGVAVKDACQWGTPDKPWGNYAPMNLGVGYSNGAAWLSIFQNAPTTDAKLEFCVEIVGDGISGSCKYENGQYCSGTSCSSTTGCTVSLSSGTATYVFS is encoded by the exons ATGAAACTCTCCATCGCGCTGCTCAGTGCAGCTGTCGCATTGTCGACTGCACAGCCTGCGCATCAACACCACGGACACCATCAGCACCTGCACAAGGAGAAGCGCAACCCTGTCGCGCATCCGGAAGCCGATTATGTGACCGTGCCAGGGCCCACGAAGGTCCTCTATGTGCTGAATGGACAACCaatcgaggaggatgaagtcCAGGAAGGCATTAGGAATGGCACATTGGTTTTCTCTGAGGGCGGGCTCACCAATGCCGCGCCCCCAGCCTATGCGCCGGCCCCATTGTCAAgcgcaccaccgccacctcctccagctccgaaGCCCACCGAACAGGCAAAACCAGAGCCAAAACCAGAGCCAAAACCAGAACCAAAACCAGAGCCTGCACCAGCCCCACCCAGCTATGGAGGCGGAAGCAGTGGCGTCGATGCCGAGTTTCCGGATGGCAAGTTGTCTTGCGACACCTTCCCATCGGACTATGGCGCTGTACCTGTGGAATGGGTTGGATTGGGAGGTTGGACCGGAGTGCAATGCCCGGGCTCAGGTTCGTCTGGTTCCGGTATTGACAACATCAGGACGGTCACCTCCGGCGGCAACTGCGAAGAGGGCGCCTACTGCTCATATGCTTGCCCAGCTGGATACCAAAAGTCTCAATGGCCTACTACTCAAGGTGCCACAGGTCAATCCGTTGGCGGAATTCTGTGCAAGGATGGCAAACTCCACTTGACGAACCCAGGCATGTCCAATAAGCTGTGCATGAAAGGCTCGGACAAGGTGCAGATTCTCGTCAAGAACAAACTCGATAAGAACGTGGCTGTGTGCCGTACGGACTACCCGGGTACGGAGAGTGAGACAGTCCCTGTTGACGTTCAACCGGGCCAGACTTCAAACCTCACCTGTCCGGAGGCCGACAATTACTACACATGGCAAGGTGGAAAGACCTCGGCGCAATACTACGTCAACCCGGCAGGAGTGGCTGTGAAGGACGCGTGCCAATGGGGCACGCCAGATAAGCCATGGGGAAACTACGCCCCAATGAATCTCGGGGTTGGTTACAGCAATGGAGCTGCTTGGCTGTCCATCTTCCAGAACGCACCAACCACAGACGCCAAACTCGAATTCTGTGTCGAAATCGTCGGCGATGGCATCAGCGGCAGCTGCAAATACGAGAACGGGCAGTACTGCTCAGGCACATCTTGCAGCTCAACTACTGGATGCACG GTCTCTTTAAGTTCGGGCACGGCGACCTACGTCTTCTCCTAG
- the ARP2 gene encoding Actin-related protein 2 (BUSCO:EOG09262MEK), which produces MAEAPIVLDGGTGFLKAGYAGQNFPDHQYPSIVGRPILRTEEQAPGDIQLKDIMCGDEAAAARSMLQITYPMENGIVKRWEDMQHLWDYTFFEKMQLDPTGRKILLTEPPMNPLKNREQMCEVMFERYNFGGVYVAIQAVLALYAQGLSSGVVVDSGDGVTHIVPVYESTVLNHLTRRLDVAGRDVTRNLISLLLRRGYALNRTADFETVRAIKEKLCYVSYDLALDQRLSEDTTVLVESYTLPDGRVIRVGSERFEAPECLFQPHLVDVEQPGIAEFLFNTIQSADVDIRSSLYKAIVLSGGSSMYPGLPSRMEKEIKQLWLTKVLGGNPERLSKFKVRIEDPPRRRHMVFLGGAVLANIMADKENMWVSKQEWEEQGSAALKKLGER; this is translated from the exons ATGGCGGAGGCGCCAATTG TGCTCGATGGCGGTACGGGCTTCCTCAAGGCTGGCTACGCCGGTCAG AACTTCCCGGACCACCAATATCCCTCGATCGTCGGCCGGCCAATATTGCGAACAGAAGAGCAGGCACCTGGCGACATTCAACTGAAGGATATAATGTGTGGAGAtgaggcagcagcggcgagatCAATGCTACAAATCACATACCCG ATGGAGAACGGTATTGTAAAGCGGTGGGAGGACATGCAGCACCTCTGGGACTACACATTCTTTGAGAAGATGCAGCTCGATCCGACCGGCCGCAAGATCCTGTTAACAGAACCTCCGATGAATCCGCTCAAGAACCGAGAGCAAATGTGCGAGGTCATGTTCGAGCGCTACAACTTCGGCGGTGTATATGTTGCGATCCAGGCAGTGCTGGCCCTCTACGCACAAGGACTCTCATCTGGAGTTGTTGTCGATTCTGGCGACGGTGTTACGCATATTGTGCCTGTATATGAGAGCACAGTCCTCAATCATCTTACGCGAAGGCTGGATGTTGCAGGTCGCGACGTAACTCGGAATCTGATTTCGCTGCTACTACGACGAGGATATGCGCTGAACCGTACCGCCGATTTCGAAACGGTTCGTGCGATCAAAGAGAAATTGTGCTATGTATCATATGATCTTGCACTGGACCAACGGCTCAGCGAGGATACCACGGTTCTTGTCGAGTCGTATACCTTGCCGGACGGACGTGTTATCCGCGTCGGCAGTGAGCGCTTCGAGGCTCCGGAATGTCTTTTCCAACCACATCTGGTCGATGTTGAACAGCCTGGTATTGCTGAATTCCTCTTCAACACGATACAATCAGCCGACGTGGACATTCGATCGTCACTTTATAAAGCCATTGTTCTTTCCGGAGGAAGCAGCATGTACCCGGGCTTGCCATCGAGAATGGAAAAGGAGATCAAGCAGCTGTGGCTCACAAAAGTACTTGGTGGCAACCCGGAGCGATTGAGCAAGTTTAAAGTGCGAATCGAAGATCCGCCCAGGAGACGACATATGGTGTTCCTCGGCGGAGCCGTCCTTGCGAACATCATGGCCGACAAGGAGAATATGTGGGTATCAAAGCAGGAGTGGGAAGAGCAAGGATCTGCAGCCTTGAAGAAGCTAGGCGAGCGATGA
- the MIC10 gene encoding Mitochondrial inner membrane organizing system component (BUSCO:EOG09265PQX) produces the protein MADSSSSSNAVVPPPARSNRPMSEALLNEKWDHCLSTLLIRSGLGASFGVIFSVLLFKRRAFPVWAGLGFGAGRAWEECDSSFKRATAPSRDGLRVLRP, from the exons ATGGCCGACTCAAGCTCAAGCAGCAACGCCGTTGTTCCACCCCCAGCCCGATCCAACCGACCGATGAGCGAAGCATTGTTGAACGAAAAG TGGGACCACTGCTTGAGCACATTGCTGATCCGATCCGGCCTCGGCGCATCTTTTGGCGTCATTTTCTCAGTACTCCTGTTCAAGCGCCGTGCATTCCCAGTATGGGCTGGCCTCGGATTTGGTGCTGGACGGGCCTGGGAGGAGTGTGATAGC AGCTTCAAGCGTGCCACAGCACCATCGCGCGATGGCCTTCGAGTACTGAGGCCTTGA
- a CDS encoding uncharacterized protein (BUSCO:EOG09263FKC): protein MKYLQLRELDTVTNALNFSTPDCHIVGGCDLYTTKAAGGDKKLYKNIENNLESQYESLVRLSASLSPPCLPFENGKGNDKGSRTRRSRTVDAPEIDLSRASPFGSLSQGNARRTFAYLIATLNASHPDYDFSHLLKPADFRKERSLRAIMHNLDSTLQHLRPRQTVISNYLSPVSLSSSAPGPGSGNDVWNQNMWKLIDKEMGLRQCEKYSWTPDDDPFDGEEGAIWSMHYFFFNKEKKRVCYIYLRAFSVISHSPAAMTAQRPRPMKRKVSSLSVGEGAGKRAAFWLSNDMLQRSIDTVSFGEDDDDEMVISEHDDEVEVPYMDLDEIRDNLIDGRFSYNIDEDPIYEAYDDDEMEYWPSREVRGMSEEIGAAMEIA, encoded by the exons ATGAAG TATCTCCAATTACGAGAACTCGACACGGTCACGAATGCGCTGAACTTCTCCACCCCGGACTGTCACATCGTAGGCGGGTGTGACCTTTATACCACGAAAGCCGCGGGTGGTGATAAGAAGCTGTACAAGAATATTGAGAACAATCTCGAGTCACAGTATGAATCCCTGGTGAGACTCTCCGCTTCGCTAAGCCCGCCATGTTTGCCTTTCGAGAATGGTAAAGGTAATGATAAGGGATCAAGAACTCGAAGAAGTAGGACAGTCGATGCTCCAGAAATCGACCTTTCTCGGGCATCGCCATTTGGCAGTCTATCACAGGGGAACGCACGGAGAACGTTCGCGTACTTGATCGCGACTTTGAATGCTTCACATCCGGACTATGACTTCTCACACCTTCTGAAGCCAGCGGATTTTCGTAAAGAGCGGAGTCTCCGGGCCATCATGCACAATCTGGACAGCACGCTGCAACATCTGCGGCCGAGGCAGACGGTGATATCGAATTACTTGAGCCCTGTTTCTCTGTCGAGCTCAGCTCCCGGGCCAGGAAGTGGGAATGACGTATGGAACCAAAACATGTGGAAGCTCATTGACAAGGAAATGGGCCTACGACAATGTGAGAAATACTCATGGACACCGGACGATGACCCCTTCGATGGGGAGGAAGGCGCCATATGGAGCATGCAttatttcttcttcaacaaggagaagaaacgGGTATGCTACATATACTTACGCGCATTCAGTGTTATCTCGCACAGCCCAGCAGCAATGACTGCTCAGCGGCCTCGGCCGATGAAACGCAAAGTGTCAAGTCTTTCGGTCGGCGAGGGCGCCGGGAAGCGCGCGGCGTTCTGGCTGAGCAATGACATGCTCCAAAGAAGCATCGACACTGTCAGCTTTGgagaagatgacgatgacgaaatgGTTATTTCTGAACACGACGATGAAGTTGAGGTGCCGTACATGGACCTGGATGAAATTCGCGATAATCTAATCGACGGCAGATTCAGCTATAACATCGACGAAGACCCCATTTACGAGGCttacgacgatgacgagatgGAGTATTGGCCGTCGAGAGAGGTGAGGGGTATGAGCGAAGAAATTGGTGCTGCGATGGAAATTGCATGA
- the VAS2 gene encoding AP-1 adaptor complex sigma subunit Aps1: MAIRYLILLSRQGKVRLAKWFTTLSPKDKAKIIKDVSQLVLARRARMCNFLEYKDTKVVYRRYASLFFIAATDPTDNELITLEIVHRYVEQMDKYYGNVCELDIIFNFQKAYFILDELLLAGEMQESSKKNVLRVIGAQDSLEDMEVEDDAVTKIG; this comes from the exons ATGGCCATTCG ATATCTCATTCTGCTGTCACGGCAGGGCAAAGTC CGCCTTGCGAAATGGTTCACCACATTGTCACCCAAGGATAAGGCCAAGATCATCAAGGATGTGTCCCAGCTGGTCTTAGCACGCCGCGCTCGCATGTGCAACTTCCTCGAATACAAAG ACACCAAAGTTGTCTACCGCCGATATGcttcgctcttcttcatcgccgccacCGACCCGACAGACAACGAGCTCATCACCCTCGAAATTGTCCACCGATACGTAGAGCAGATGGACAAGTACTACGGAAACGTGTGCGAGCTCGACATCATCTTCAACTTCCAGAAGGCATACTTCATCTTGGATGAGCTACTTCTTGCCGGTGAGATGCAAgaaagcagcaagaagaatgtGCTGCGGGTGATAGGTGCTCAGGACAGTCTCGAGGATATGGAG gtcgaggacgatgctGTCACGAAGATCGGTTGA